One window from the genome of Glycine soja cultivar W05 chromosome 12, ASM419377v2, whole genome shotgun sequence encodes:
- the LOC114380518 gene encoding cold-responsive protein kinase 1-like isoform X2, with amino-acid sequence MTSCFHLFRKKGSSSGTQLTGVDIDVSEIQNVNIYTYRELRIATEGFSSANKIGQGGFGAVYKGKLRNGSLAAIKVLSAESRQGIREFLTEIKVISSIEHENLVKLHGCCVEDNHRILVYGYLENNSLAQTLIGSGHSSIQLSWPVRRNICIGVARGLAFLHEEVRPRIIHRDIKASNVLLDKDLQPKISDFGLAKLIPPNLTHISTRVAGTAGYLAPEYAIRNQVTTKSDVYSFGVLLLEIVSGRPNTNRRLPVEEQYLLTRVWDLYESGEVEKLVDAFLEGDFNIEEAIRFCKIGLLCTQDSPQLRPSMSSVLEMLLGEKDVNEENVTKPGMIFEFVEAKSAGKQKGKAEVDSKSSLAEGKQDESSSSGTMSSFATMTFTAIYDRSN; translated from the exons ATGACTAGTTGCTTTCATCTTTTCAGAAAGAAAGGATCTTCCTCAGGCACACAGTTGACCGGAGTTGATATAG ATGTTTCAGAAATTCAGAATGTCAATATCTACACTTACAGAGAATTGCGAATTGCCACTGAAGGTTTTAGTTCTGCAAACAAGATAGGGCAGGGAGGTTTTGGAGCAGTCTATAAG GGAAAGCTGAGAAACGGTTCTTTGGCAGCTATAAAGGTTTTATCAGCTGAATCAAGACAAGGGATCCGGGAGTTCTTGACAGAAATCAAGGTGATCTCTAGTATAGAGCATGAGAATCTAGTCAAGTTACATGGATGCTGTGTGGAAGACAACCACAGGATTTTGGTATATGGCTATCTTGAGAACAACAGCCTAGCACAAACACTTATTG GTTCAGGCCATAGTAGCATCCAATTAAGTTGGCCTGTAAGGAGGAACATTTGCATAGGTGTTGCCCGGGGCCTTGCATTCCTTCATGAGGAGGTTCGGCCACGCATTATCCATAGAGACATAAAAGCAAGCAATGTACTACTTGACAAAGATCTCCAGCCCAAAATTTCAGATTTTGGCCTTGCAAAGCTTATTCCACCAAACCTGACCCATATTAGTACTCGTGTTGCTGGAACAGC TGGTTATCTAGCACCTGAATATGCAATCCGAAATCAAGTGACTACAAAATCGGATGTATATAGTTTTGGAGTTCTACTATTAGAAATTGTTAGTGGGAGGCCTAACACAAACAGACGTTTACCTGTTGAAGAACAGTATCTTCTCACAAGG GTTTGGGATTTGTATGAGAGTGGAGAGGTAGAAAAACTGGTGGATGCTTTTCTAGAAGGAGACTTCAATATTGAGGAGGCAATCAGATTTTGTAAGATTGGTCTCCTTTGCACGCAGGATTCTCCTCAGCTCCGGCCTTCAATGTCCAGTGTGCTTGAGATGCTTTTAGGTGAAAAAGATGTGAATGAGGAGAATGTGACAAAACCAGGCATgatatttgaatttgtggaagcCAAAAGTGCAGGGAAACAAAAAGGCAAGGCAGAAGTGGATAGTAAATCTTCGTTGGCTGAAGGGAAGCAAGACGAGTCATCTTCATCAGGAACCATGAGCTCTTTTGCTACCATGACCTTCACAGCAATTTATGATAGAAGCAATTAG
- the LOC114380518 gene encoding cold-responsive protein kinase 1-like isoform X1, which produces MFSKETSQELGLINWRSRVTLMTSCFHLFRKKGSSSGTQLTGVDIDVSEIQNVNIYTYRELRIATEGFSSANKIGQGGFGAVYKGKLRNGSLAAIKVLSAESRQGIREFLTEIKVISSIEHENLVKLHGCCVEDNHRILVYGYLENNSLAQTLIGSGHSSIQLSWPVRRNICIGVARGLAFLHEEVRPRIIHRDIKASNVLLDKDLQPKISDFGLAKLIPPNLTHISTRVAGTAGYLAPEYAIRNQVTTKSDVYSFGVLLLEIVSGRPNTNRRLPVEEQYLLTRVWDLYESGEVEKLVDAFLEGDFNIEEAIRFCKIGLLCTQDSPQLRPSMSSVLEMLLGEKDVNEENVTKPGMIFEFVEAKSAGKQKGKAEVDSKSSLAEGKQDESSSSGTMSSFATMTFTAIYDRSN; this is translated from the exons ATGTTTAGCAAAGAAACAAGTCAGG AACTAGGGTTGATCAATTGGAGGAGCAGGGTTACTCTGATGACTAGTTGCTTTCATCTTTTCAGAAAGAAAGGATCTTCCTCAGGCACACAGTTGACCGGAGTTGATATAG ATGTTTCAGAAATTCAGAATGTCAATATCTACACTTACAGAGAATTGCGAATTGCCACTGAAGGTTTTAGTTCTGCAAACAAGATAGGGCAGGGAGGTTTTGGAGCAGTCTATAAG GGAAAGCTGAGAAACGGTTCTTTGGCAGCTATAAAGGTTTTATCAGCTGAATCAAGACAAGGGATCCGGGAGTTCTTGACAGAAATCAAGGTGATCTCTAGTATAGAGCATGAGAATCTAGTCAAGTTACATGGATGCTGTGTGGAAGACAACCACAGGATTTTGGTATATGGCTATCTTGAGAACAACAGCCTAGCACAAACACTTATTG GTTCAGGCCATAGTAGCATCCAATTAAGTTGGCCTGTAAGGAGGAACATTTGCATAGGTGTTGCCCGGGGCCTTGCATTCCTTCATGAGGAGGTTCGGCCACGCATTATCCATAGAGACATAAAAGCAAGCAATGTACTACTTGACAAAGATCTCCAGCCCAAAATTTCAGATTTTGGCCTTGCAAAGCTTATTCCACCAAACCTGACCCATATTAGTACTCGTGTTGCTGGAACAGC TGGTTATCTAGCACCTGAATATGCAATCCGAAATCAAGTGACTACAAAATCGGATGTATATAGTTTTGGAGTTCTACTATTAGAAATTGTTAGTGGGAGGCCTAACACAAACAGACGTTTACCTGTTGAAGAACAGTATCTTCTCACAAGG GTTTGGGATTTGTATGAGAGTGGAGAGGTAGAAAAACTGGTGGATGCTTTTCTAGAAGGAGACTTCAATATTGAGGAGGCAATCAGATTTTGTAAGATTGGTCTCCTTTGCACGCAGGATTCTCCTCAGCTCCGGCCTTCAATGTCCAGTGTGCTTGAGATGCTTTTAGGTGAAAAAGATGTGAATGAGGAGAATGTGACAAAACCAGGCATgatatttgaatttgtggaagcCAAAAGTGCAGGGAAACAAAAAGGCAAGGCAGAAGTGGATAGTAAATCTTCGTTGGCTGAAGGGAAGCAAGACGAGTCATCTTCATCAGGAACCATGAGCTCTTTTGCTACCATGACCTTCACAGCAATTTATGATAGAAGCAATTAG